The genome window TTGCCAATAACTATTTTGAAGAAATTGCCCTGGGAGTTGACTTTACCGCCCGCGACATCCAATCGCGGCATAAAGAAAAAGGATTGCCCTGGGAGCTTGCCAAAGCCTTTGATAACTCGGCCCCGATAAGTGCTTTTGTGCCTAAGGCACAATTTGCCGACCTGAAGAACATCAACTTTAAACTGGATGTTAATGGCGGGGAACGACAGACGGGCAATACTTCGAACATGCTTTTTTCGTTCCAGTACATTATTGCATTTGTTTCCAAATACATCACCCTTAAAAAGGGAGACCTCATTTTTACAGGTACACCTCAAGGGGTAGCTAAGGTAAATGTTGGCGACAGACTGGAAGGATATCTTGAGGATGTAAAAATGCTCGATTTCCTGGTGAAGTAACAGGGACTATCATTAATCAAAACGTTTAAACTTTGCAATCTTACCACCTTTCAACAAAATAGCGTTGAAGATAAGTATGAGTAAAAAATATTTTAGTGCTTTTTTTATTATATCCTGCTGTTGTTTTAACCTGTTTGCACAGGGGCCCATTCAAAGCAGGCAATACCCGCAAAACTTTTTCCGATACCCGCTTGATCTGCCGCCGTCAACTGCCGGCTCTTTTGGTGAGCTAAGGGGGGCACACTTTCACTCGGGGCTCGATTTTAAAACCAACCAGCAAACCGGCTACCCGGTACATGCTGCTTATGATGGGTACGTATCCCGTTTGCGCATCCAGTTTGGCGGTTTCGGTCATGCTATTTATATCACCCATCCTAACGGCTTTACCACTGTTTACGGGCATGTTAAAACGTTTACCCCGGCCATGGCTAAAATCATCAGGGATGAACAATACAGACAGCACAGCTTTGAGGTTGATATAAAACTTGACCCATTACAGCTAATGGTTTGCCAGGGCGAAGTTATTGCCATGTCGGGCAATGAGGGGGCCTCAGCTGGTCCGCACCTGCATTTTGAGATCAGGGACACGCAAACGGAAGAAACAATTAACCCGCAGTTGTTTGGCTTAACTATTCCTGACAGGGTGCCGCCGTCAATTACGGCTATCGGCATATACCACCTTGACGGGAATCCGTTTAGCGAAAATACCCGGCGGCAGTTTTTTGGGGTTACCGGCAGCAATGGCAATTATCATTTAATCAGTCCGCAGGTAGTTAATTTAACCGGGCAAATTGGTTTCGGCATCAGTACCAATGATATGACCAGCGTATCGCCAAACCATAATGGCATTTATTCGTGCGAGTTAAAGCTTGACGGTAAAACCGTTTATACTTTTGCAGTTGAACGCTTCGCATTTGATCAAACCCATGCCATAAACGCTTATATCGACTATCCCGAGCTGATGAAAACCCACCGGTGGATTCAGAAGTGCTTCCTGTTACCGGGCAGTAAAATCTCGCTTTACCCGCAATCGGTAAACAGGGGACTAATTGATTTTAATGATGGCGGGACGCATGATGTACAGTATGTGGTTAAGGACGTAGCCGGCAATACATCAACCTTAAATTTAAAAGTTAAGGCCGGGAGTGCAGATAATACGCTTTCCATTATTAAAACTGGTGGAAACTTATTTCACTACGATCAGAAAAACGAGTTTGGCAACGATAAAGTTAAGGTGGTGATTATGCCCGGCAACCTTTACGATGATTTGCTGTTTACCTACAAAATATTGCCCAAAAGGCAGGGAGCTTTTTCGGCAACGCACAGCATCCATAACAAGTTTACCCCCGTACATGACAGTTATGAACTCTGGATAAAGCCCGACAGCAATATTGGTAAATATGCCGATAAGGCTGTGATAGTTAGTACCGACGGGGCCATGGCGGGTGGCACTTACCAGGATGGCTATATTAAAGCGCAGCCGCATACCTTTGGTGATTTTTTTATTAAGCTGGATACCGTTGCGCCGGTTATTATTCCGTTAAATATTAAACCCAATGCTAACATGGCTGCGGCTAAAGGGATATTTTTCAGGATGAGTGATAACCTATCGGGCATAAGATCATATACAGGTAAAATTGACGGCAAATGGGTGCTTATGGAATGGGATTTTAAAAGTAAAGTTCTGGGTTATAGCTTTAATACCGATATTGCACCGGGTAAACATATATTTGAATTAACTGTTAGCGATAATAAAAATAATAGTAAATACTTTACAGCAGCTTTTAACAGATAACAATGGCAACACTTAAAGAAGGCGATAAAGCCCCTGATTTTACCGCTAAAGATCAAAATGGCAAAACAGTTTCCTTAACAGATTTTAAAGGAAAAAATGTGATCCTTTATTTTTATCCGAAAGACGATACCCCGGGCTGC of Mucilaginibacter xinganensis contains these proteins:
- a CDS encoding fumarylacetoacetate hydrolase family protein yields the protein MKIIAIGRNYAEHAKELNNPVPGVPVIFMKPDTALLKDNKPFYHPDFSEDIHHEIEIVIKISKEGKHISEQFANNYFEEIALGVDFTARDIQSRHKEKGLPWELAKAFDNSAPISAFVPKAQFADLKNINFKLDVNGGERQTGNTSNMLFSFQYIIAFVSKYITLKKGDLIFTGTPQGVAKVNVGDRLEGYLEDVKMLDFLVK
- a CDS encoding M23 family metallopeptidase, coding for MSKKYFSAFFIISCCCFNLFAQGPIQSRQYPQNFFRYPLDLPPSTAGSFGELRGAHFHSGLDFKTNQQTGYPVHAAYDGYVSRLRIQFGGFGHAIYITHPNGFTTVYGHVKTFTPAMAKIIRDEQYRQHSFEVDIKLDPLQLMVCQGEVIAMSGNEGASAGPHLHFEIRDTQTEETINPQLFGLTIPDRVPPSITAIGIYHLDGNPFSENTRRQFFGVTGSNGNYHLISPQVVNLTGQIGFGISTNDMTSVSPNHNGIYSCELKLDGKTVYTFAVERFAFDQTHAINAYIDYPELMKTHRWIQKCFLLPGSKISLYPQSVNRGLIDFNDGGTHDVQYVVKDVAGNTSTLNLKVKAGSADNTLSIIKTGGNLFHYDQKNEFGNDKVKVVIMPGNLYDDLLFTYKILPKRQGAFSATHSIHNKFTPVHDSYELWIKPDSNIGKYADKAVIVSTDGAMAGGTYQDGYIKAQPHTFGDFFIKLDTVAPVIIPLNIKPNANMAAAKGIFFRMSDNLSGIRSYTGKIDGKWVLMEWDFKSKVLGYSFNTDIAPGKHIFELTVSDNKNNSKYFTAAFNR